A section of the Pseudomonas sp. FP453 genome encodes:
- the aceK gene encoding bifunctional isocitrate dehydrogenase kinase/phosphatase → MSPSTPALAIARMILDGFDDYREHFRQITDGARERFEKAQWQQGQAASAARINLYEEKVGEVTTRLHASFAEHELLDIDLWPLVKSAYIGLIDLRFDDELSETWYNSIFCGLFSHDLISDGCMFIHTTRPSLRRARAAQTRTYAPAGNIAAMLAQVFADYRFSEPYADLPADLRRLEAQLRENLPDWVCKDPDLKVELFSSVLYRNKGAYLVGRIYTRDEQWPLVIPLLHREGQGIQIDALITDEADVSIIFSFTRSYFMVDVPVPAEFIGFLRRILPGKHIAELYTSIGFYKHGKSEFYRALINHLATTDDQFIMAPGVRGMVMSVFTLPGFNTVFKIIKDRFSPSKNVNRATVIEKYRLVKSVDRVGRMADTQEFADFRFPLSKFEPECLAELLEVAAGTVEVEGDTVLIRHCWTERRMTPLNLYLENANPAQVREALEDYGLAIKQLAAANIFPGDMLLKNFGVTRHGRVVFYDYDEICFLTEANFRHIPAPRTPEDEMASEPWYSIGPLDVFPEEFPPFLFADAGQRKLFDELHGELYNADYWKGLQDAIRAGKVIDVFPYRRRDPV, encoded by the coding sequence ATGTCGCCATCCACGCCCGCCCTCGCCATCGCCCGGATGATCCTTGATGGCTTCGACGATTACCGCGAGCACTTCCGCCAGATCACCGACGGTGCCCGCGAGCGTTTCGAAAAGGCCCAGTGGCAGCAGGGGCAGGCGGCGTCGGCGGCGCGGATCAACCTGTATGAAGAGAAGGTCGGCGAAGTGACCACGCGCCTGCACGCGAGCTTCGCCGAACACGAATTGCTGGACATCGACCTGTGGCCCCTGGTGAAAAGCGCCTACATCGGCCTGATCGACCTGCGCTTTGACGATGAACTGTCCGAGACCTGGTACAACTCGATCTTCTGCGGCCTGTTCAGCCATGACCTGATCAGCGACGGCTGCATGTTCATCCACACCACCCGGCCCAGCCTGCGCCGGGCGCGCGCGGCGCAAACGCGCACCTATGCACCGGCGGGCAACATCGCCGCGATGCTGGCGCAGGTCTTCGCCGACTATCGCTTCAGCGAGCCCTACGCCGACCTGCCTGCCGACCTGCGCCGCCTGGAAGCGCAGTTGCGCGAGAACCTGCCGGACTGGGTGTGCAAAGACCCGGACCTCAAGGTCGAGCTGTTTTCCTCGGTGCTCTACCGCAATAAAGGCGCCTACCTCGTAGGACGCATCTACACCCGCGACGAACAATGGCCCCTGGTGATCCCGCTGCTGCACCGCGAAGGGCAGGGCATCCAGATCGACGCGTTGATCACCGACGAAGCCGATGTGTCGATCATCTTTTCGTTTACCCGTTCCTACTTCATGGTCGACGTGCCGGTGCCGGCGGAGTTCATCGGCTTTCTGCGGCGCATCCTGCCGGGCAAGCACATTGCCGAGCTGTACACCTCCATCGGCTTCTATAAACACGGCAAGTCGGAGTTCTACCGCGCGTTGATCAACCACCTCGCCACGACCGACGACCAGTTCATCATGGCCCCCGGCGTGCGCGGCATGGTCATGAGCGTGTTCACGCTGCCGGGCTTCAACACCGTGTTCAAGATCATCAAGGACCGCTTTTCACCGTCGAAAAACGTCAACCGCGCCACGGTGATCGAGAAATATCGCCTGGTCAAAAGCGTCGACCGCGTAGGACGCATGGCCGACACCCAGGAATTCGCCGACTTCCGTTTCCCGCTGAGCAAATTCGAACCCGAGTGCCTGGCCGAACTGCTGGAAGTCGCCGCCGGCACCGTCGAAGTCGAAGGCGACACGGTGCTTATCCGCCACTGCTGGACCGAGCGGCGCATGACCCCGCTCAACCTCTACCTGGAAAACGCCAACCCCGCCCAGGTACGCGAAGCCCTCGAAGACTACGGCCTGGCCATCAAGCAACTGGCGGCGGCGAACATCTTCCCCGGCGACATGCTGCTGAAAAACTTCGGCGTCACCCGCCACGGCCGCGTGGTGTTCTACGACTACGACGAGATCTGCTTTCTCACCGAAGCCAACTTCCGCCACATCCCCGCGCCGCGTACGCCCGAGGACGAAATGGCGTCCGAGCCCTGGTACTCCATCGGCCCGCTGGATGTGTTCCCCGAAGAGTTCCCGCCGTTCCTGTTCGCCGATGCCGGCCAGCGCAAGTTGTTCGATGAACTGCACGGCGAGCTGTACAACGCCGACTACTGGAAAGGCCTGCAGGATGCGATTCGCGCGGGCAAGGTGATCGACGTGTTCCCATACCGGCGCAGGGACCCAGTGTGA